TTGAAGCTGAAAACTTCGAAAGTGGCGGCGCGTTGAAAGAAATTTCGAACCCTGAGAACTTAATGTTGTCAGAAGAACTGAGACAGATAGTTTTCCGAACTATTGAGTCCCTCCCGGAAGATTTACGCATGGCAATAACCTTGCGGGAGCTGGATGGCCTGAGCTATGAAGAGATAGCCGCTATCATGGATTGTCCGGTAGGTACGGTGCGTTCACGTATCTTCCGAGCGAGGGAAGCTATTGATAACAAAGTTCAACCGCTTATCAGGCGTTGACGATAGCGGGATACTGGATAAGGGTATTAGGCATGCAGAAAGAACAACTTTCCGCTTTAATGGATGGCGAAACGCTGGATAGTGAGCTGCTTAACGAACTGGCTCATAACCCAGAAATGCAGAAAACCTGGGAAAGCTATCACTTAATCCGTGACTCAATGCGGGGTGATACTCCCGAGGTGCTCCATTTCGATATCTCTTCACGCGTAATGGCCGCCATTGAAGAAGAGCCAGTACGTCAACCGGCGACACTGATCCCAGAGGCCCAGCCTGCGCCGCATCAATGGCAGAAAATGCCATTCTGGCAGAAAGTACGTCCATGGGCTGCACAGCTTACCCAAATGGGCGTAGCAGCATGCGTATCGCTTGCAGTTATCGTTGGCGTCCAGCACTATAATGGGCAATCTGAAACGTCCCAGCAGCCCGAAACGCCAGTATTTAATACACTGCCGATGATGGGTAAAGCCAGCCCGGTTAGCCTGGGAGTACCTTCTGAAGCGACTGCAAACAATGGTCAACAGCAGCAGGTACAGGAGCAGCGTCGTCGCATTAATGCAATGTTGCAGGATTACGAACTGCAACGTCGACTCCACTCTGAACAGCTTCAGTTTGAGCAGGCCCAAACACAGCAAGCCGCTGTACAGGTGCCAGGAATTCAAACTTTAGGAACGCAATCGCAGTAATGAAGCAACTTTGGTTTGCCATGTCATTAGTGACAGGTAGCCTGTTATTCTCTGCTAACGCCTCGGCCACTCCCGCGTCCGGGGCGTTATTACAGCAGATGAACCTGGCCAGTCAGTCACTGAATTACGAGCTGTCATTCATCAGCATCAATAAACAGGGTGTTGAGTCTCTGCGTTATCGACATGCACGCCTCGATAACCGTCCTCTTGCACAATTGTTGCAAATGGATGGCCCGCGCCGGGAAGTGGTACAGCGCGGCAATGAAATCAGCTACTTTGAACCGGGCCTTGAACCGTTCACGCTTAATGGCGATTACATTGTTGATTCTCTGCCATCGCTCATCTATACCGATTTCAAACGCCTTTCTCCTTACTACGACTTTATCTCCGTGGGACGCACGCGTATTGCTGATCGTCTTTGCGAAGTCATTCGCGTGGTGGCCCGTGATGGCACACGCTACAGCTACATCGTGTGGATGGACACCGAATCGAAATTACCGATGCGGGTTGATCTCCTTGATCGCGATGGTGAAACGCTGGAACAATTTCGCGTGATTGCTTTTAACGTTAATCAGGATATCAGCAGCAGTATGCAGACGCTGGCGAAAGCAAATCTGCCGCCGCTGCTTTCTGTTCCTGTAGGTGAAAAAGCTAAATTCAGCTGGACGCCAACCTGGTTGCCACAGGGGTTTAGTGAGGTTTCCAGCAGCCGACGTCCGTTACCGACGATGGACAACATGCCTATCGAATCACGTCTCTATTCCGACGGATTATTCAGCTTCTCGGTAAACGTTAACCGCGCTACTCCATCGAGCACCGATCAGATGTTGCGCACCGGACGCAGAACCGTCAGTACAAGCGTACGTGATAACGCCGAAATCACCATTGTCGGCGAACTGCCGCCGCAAACGGCGAAACGCATTGCCGAGAATATTAAGTTCGGGGCAGCGCAATGATCAAAGAGTGGGCTACGGTCGTCTCCTGGCAAAACGGGCAGGCGCTGGTCAGTTGTGATGTTAAAGCCTCATGCAGCAGCTGTGCTTCTCGTGTCGGTTGCGGTAGCCGCGTGCTGAATAAACTTGGCCCACAAACCACGCATACCATTGTCGTACCCTGTGATGAACCGTTAGTGCCGGGGCAAAAAGTGGAATTAGGAATCACCGAAGGCAGCCTGCTTAGCTCCGCATTACTGGTTTATATGTCGCCGTTGGTGGGATTATTCCTCATCGCTTCGTTATTTCAGCTACTCTTTGCTTCAGATCTTGCAGCATTATGCGGTGCGATTCTCGGCGGCGTTGGTGGATTCCTGATTGCACGCGGCTACTCGCGAAAGTTTGCTGCCCGGGCGGAATGGCAACCGATCATCTTAAGCGTGGCATTGCCGCCAGGCCTTGTGCGATTTGAAACATCTTCGGAAGACGCGAGCCAGTGATTTCACTGGCTTTGTTGCATTTTGCATAACAAATGCGAGGACGTTTCCAGATACCACAATCCATACGGTATGAACATTTCCTCGCCTCAATGTTGTAGTGTAGAATGCGGCGTTTCTATTAATACAGACGTTAAGCTCAGAACAGCGACTTCTAAAAGCCTGGTTAACCGGGCATTAAGGCACAATAATCATACTTTATGAAGAATATACGTAACTTTTCGATCATAGCTCACATTGACCACGGTAAATCGACGCTGTCTGACCGTATTATCCAGATCTGCGGTGGCCTGTCTGACCGTGAAATGGAGGCGCAGGTTCTCGATTCCATGGATCTTGAGCGTGAGCGTGGCATTACCATCAAAGCGCAAAGCGTGACGCTGGATTACAAAGCGTCTGACGGCGAAACCTATCAGCTTAACTTTATCGACACCCCGGGCCACGTAGACTTCTCCTATGAAGTTTCCCGTTCGCTGGCGGCCTGTGAGGGTGCATTGCTGGTGGTCGACGCCGGGCAGGGCGTAGAAGCGCAAACCCTGGCAAACTGCTACACCGCGATGGAAATGGATCTCGAAGTAGTGCCGGTACTGAACAAGATTGACCTGCCGGCAGCTGATCCTGAACGCGTAGCAGAAGAAATTGAAGATATCGTTGGTATCGACGCCACCGACGCAGTGCGCTGCTCAGCGAAAACCGGCGTTGGTGTGCAGGACGTTCTCGAACGTCTGGTGCGCGATATTCCGCCGCCGGAAGGCGATCCGGAAGGCCCGTTACAGGCGCTAATTATCGACTCCTGGTTCGACAACTACCTGGGCGTTGTTTCACTTATCCGTATTAAAAACGGCACCCTGCGTAAGGGCGACAAAGTGAAAGTCATGAGTACCGGGCAGACCTATAACGCCGACCGTCTGGGGATTTTCACGCCGAAGCAGGTTGACCGCACTGAACTGAAATGCGGTGAAGTTGGCTGGTTGGTATGTGCGATCAAAGACATCCACGGTGCACCGGTAGGCGATACCTTAACACTGGCGCGTAATCCGGCAGAAAAGGCGCTGCCTGGCTTTAAGAAAGTCAAACCGCAGGTTTACGCAGGCTTGTTCCCGGTAAGCTCTGACGACTATGAAGCCTTCCGTGACGCGCTGGGCAAACTCAGCCTGAATGATGCCTCACTGTTCTATGAGCCGGAAAGCTCCAGCGCGTTGGGCTTTGGTTTCCGCTGCGGCTTCCTCGGCCTGCTGCACATGGAGATCATTCAGGAACGTCTGGAACGTGAATACGATCTGGATCTGATCACCACTGCGCCGACCGTAGTGTATGAAGTTGAAACTACGTCAAGAGAAGTTATTTACGTCGACAGCCCATCGAAGCTGCCAGCGGTAAATAACATCTACGAACTGCGCGAGCCGATTGCAGAGTGTCACATGCTATTGCCGCAGGCATATCTCGGTAACGTTATTACGCTGTGCGTAGAAAAACGTGGCGTACAAACCAACATGGTTTACCACGGTAACCAGGTAGCGTTGACCTACGAGATCCCGATGGCTGAAGTGGTGCTCGACTTCTTCGATCGCCTGAAATCTACCTCGCGTGGTTATGCGTCTCTGGATTACAACTTCAAACGCTTCCAGGCGTCCGACATGGTACGTGTAGACGTATTAATCAACGGTGAACGTGTTGATGCGCTGGCGCTGATCACCCACCGTGATAATTCGCAAAACCGTGGTCGCGAGCTGGTGGAAAAGATGAAAGATCTGATCCCACGCCAGCAGTTTGATATCGCCATTCAGGCTGCGATTGGTACGCACATCATTGCGCGCTCCACCGTGAAACAGCTGCGTAAAAACGTACTGGCTAAATGTTATGGCGGCGATATCAGCCGTAAGAAAAAGCTGCTGCAGAAGCAGAAAGAAGGTAAGAAACGCATGAAGCAGATCGGTAACGTCGAGCTGCCGCAGGAAGCGTTCCTCGCCATTCTGCACGTCGGCAAAGACAACAAATAACCCTTAGGAGTTGGCATGGCGAATATGTTTGCCCTGATTCTGGTGATTGCCACACTGGTGACGGGCATTTTATGGTGCGTGGATAAATTCTTTTTCGCACCTAAACGGCGGGAACGTCAGGCAGCGGCGCAGGCGGCTGCCGGTGACTCACTGGATAAAGCAACGCTGAAGAAAGTTGCGCCGAAGCCTGGCTGGCTGGAAACCGGTGCTTCTGTTTTTCCGGTGCTGGCTATCGTATTGATTGTGCGTTCGTTTATTTATGAACCGTTCCAGATCCCGTCAGGCTCGATGATGCCGACTCTGTTAATCGGTGACTTTATTCTGGTAGAAAAGTTTGCTTACGGCATTAAAGATCCTATCTACCAGAAAACGCTGATCGAAACCGGTCATCCGAAACGTGGCGATATCGTGGTCTTTAAATACCCGGAAGATCCAAAGCTTGATTACATCAAGCGTGCGGTGGGTTTACCGGGCGATAAAGTCACTTACGATCCGGTTTCAAAAGAGCTGACGATTCAGCCGGGATGCAGTTCCGGTCAGGCGTGTGAAAACGCGCTGCCGGTCACCTACTCAAACGTGGAACCGAGCGATTTCGTTCAGACCTTCTCGCGCCGTAATGGTGGGGAAGCAACCAGCGGATTCTTTGAAGTGCCGAAAAACGAAACCAAAGAAAATGGAATTCGTCTTTCCGAGCGTAAAGAGACTCTGGGTGATGTGACGCACCGTATTCTGACAGTGCCGATTGCGCAGGATCAGGTGGGGATGTATTACCAGCAGCCAGGGCAACAACTGGCAACCTGGATTGTTCCACCGGGCCAATACTTCATGATGGGTGACAACCGTGACAACAGCGCGGACAGCCGTTACTGGGGCTTTGTGCCGGAAGCGAATCTGGTAGGTCGGGCAACGGCTATCTGGATGAGTTTCGATAAGCAAGAAGGCGAATGGCCGACTGGTGTGCGCTTAAGTCGTATTGGCGGCATCCATTAATAGCTTATCTTCGTTCACGTTGTCGCCGTTATGGCGACAACGTGAATTATTTATGAGATAAATCTCCTGTGGCTAACGACATCCCCCGTCGTTGTGTATAGAATATTCCCCCGAAGTTTAAGGTTGGCACCTCCAGGTTGCCACGGCACACGAAACAGCGTTGGTCCCCATATACCGGTAAACTGAAACTGCAGCGAAGCAGTTAGCAGAGCCATGTATATCAGGTCTGTTTCGTGTGCTGAATTGTTGACGCATTTATTTATTGGTATCGCATGAACCCCATCGTAATTAATCGGCTTCAAAGGAAGCTGGGCTACACTTTTAATCATCAGGAACTGTTGCAGCAGGCATTAACCCATCGTAGTGCCAGCAGCAAACATAACGAGCGTTTAGAATTTTTAGGCGACTCTATTCTGAGCTACGTTATCGCCAATGCGCTTTATCACCGTTTCCCTCGCGTGGATGAAGGCGATATGAGCCGGATGCGCGCCACGCTGGTCCGTGGCAATACGCTGGCTGAACTGGCGCGCGAATTTGAGTTAGGTGAGTGCTTACGTTTAGGGCCAGGTGAACTTAAAAGCGGTGGATTTCGTCGTGAGTCAATTCTCGCCGACACCGTCGAAGCATTAATTGGTGGCGTATTCCTCGACAGTGACATTCAAACCGTCGAGAAATTAATCCTTAACTGGTATCAAACCCGTCTGGACGAAATTAGCCCAGGCGATAAACAAAAAGATCCGAAAACGCGCTTGCAAGAATATTTGCAGGGTCGCCATTTGCCGCTACCGACTTATCTGGTAGTCCAGGTACGTGGTGAGGCGCACGATCAGGAATTTACTATCCACTGCCAGGTCAGCGGCCTGAGTGAACCGGTGGTTGGCACAGGTTCAAGCCGTCGTAAGGCTGAGCAGGCTGCCGCCGAACAGGCGTTGAAAAAACTGGAGCTGGAATGAGCAACGATAAAAGTTACTGCGGATTTATTGCTATCGTCGGACGTCCGAACGTTGGCAAATCCACATTGTTGAATAAATTGTTGGGGCAGAAAATCTCCATCACCTCCCGCAAGGCGCAGACAACTCGTCACCGCATTGTGGGGATCCATACTGAAGGCGCGTATCAGGCGATCTACGTCGATACCCCAGGCCTGCATATGGAAGAAAAACGCGCCATTAACCGCCTGATGAACAAAGCGGCGAGCAGTTCCATTGGCGACGTTGAGCTGGTGATTTTTGTCGTTGAAGGCACCCGCTGGACGCCGGACGATGAAATGGTGCTCAACAAACTGCGCGATGGCAAAGCGCCGGTAATCCTCGCGGTGAACAAAGTGGATAACGTGCAGGAAAAAGCCGATCTGCTGCCGCATTTACAGTTCCTGGCAAGCCAGATGAACTTCCTCGATATCGTGCCGATCTCTGCCGAAACCGGGCTGAATGTCGACACTATCGCGGCAATCGTGCGTAAGCATCTGCCTGAAGCGACCCATCACTTCCCGGAAGATTACATCACCGATCGCTCACAGCGTTTTATGGCGTCTGAAATCATCCGCGAAAAACTGATGCGTTTCCTCGGCGCTGAACTGCCGTACTCCGTGACCGTGGAGATCGAACGTTTCGTCTCTAACGAACGCGGTGGTTATGACATCAACGGTTTGATTCTCGTTGAGCGTGAAGGGCAGAAGAAGATGGTTATTGGCAACAAAGGGGCCAAGATCAAAACCATCGGGATTGAAGCGCGTAAAGACATGCAGGAAATGTTCGAAGCGCCTGTTCACCTTGAGCTGTGGGTAAAAGTGAAATCCGGTTGGGCCGACGACGAACGCGCACTGCGCAGTCTCGGTTACGTTGACGATCTTTAAGAGTAACTCCGATGGAAGGCTGGCAGCGCGCATTTGTCCTGCATAGTCGCCCGTGGAGCGAAACCAGCCTGATGCTGGACGTCTTCACGGAGGAATCGGGTCGCGTGCGTCTGGTTGCCAAAGGCGCACGCTCTAAACGCTCTACTCTGAAAGGTGCATTACAGCCCTTCACTCCTCTCTTGCTACGTTTTGGCGGGCGTGGCGAAGTCAAAACGCTGCGCAGTGCTGAAGCTGTCTCGCTGGCGCTGCCATTAAGCGGTATCACCCTTTACAGTGGTTTGTACATTAACGAACTTCTCTCCCGCGTGCTGGAATACGAGACGCGCTTCTCTGAACTCTTTTTCGATTACTTGCACTGCATTCAGTCTCTTGCAGGTGCCACTGGTACGCCAGAACCCGCGCTGCGCCGCTTTGAACTGGCACTGCTCGGTCATCTGGGTTATGGCGTCAATTTTACCCATTGTGCGGGTAGCGGCGAGCCGGTAGATGACACCATGACGTATCGTTATCGCGAAGAAAAAGGGTTTATCGCAAGCGTCGTTATCGACAATAAAACGTTCACTGGAAGGCAGTTAAAAGCGTTAAACGCGCGGGAATTTCCTGACGCAGATACACTACGCGCCGCGAAACGCTTTACCCGCATGGCGCTTAAGCCGTATCTTGGCGGTAAACCATTAAAGAGCAGGGAACTGTTCCGGCAGTTTATGCCTAAGCGAACGGTGAAAACACATTATGAATGATGAGGATTGTCATGGCTGAATTACTGTTAGGCGTCAACATTGACCATATTGCAACGCTGCGTAACGCACGTGGTACTGCTTACCCGGATCCGGTGCAGGCGGCGTTTATTGCTGAGCAGGCGGGGGCGGATGGCATTACCGTGCATCTACGTGAAGATCGTCGCCACATTACCGACCGCGACGTGCGCATCCTGCGTCAGACGCTGGATACCCGCATGAATCTGGAGATGGCGGTGACCGAAGAGATGCTGGCGATCGCCGTTGAAACAAAGCCGCATTTTTGCTGCCTGGTACCGGAAAAACGTCAGGAAGTAACAACCGAAGGCGGCCTGGACGTCGCAGGGCAGCGTGAAAAAATGCGCGGTGCCTGCAAACGTCTGGCAGATGCCGGGATCCAGGTTTCTCTGTTTATCGACGCCGATGAAGAGCAGATCAAAGCTGCGGCAGAGGTTGGCGCACCGTTTATCGAGATCCACACAGGTTGCTATGCTGATGCCAAAACTGACGCCGAACAGGCGCAAGAGCTGGCGCGTATCGCCAAAGCCGCGGCCTTTGCCGCAAGTCTCGGTCTGAAAGTTAACGCTGGTCACGGTCTGACCTATCACAACGTGAAAGCCATTGCCGCCATTCCTGAGATGCACGAACTGAATATCGGTCATGCCATTATTGGTCGTGCAGTGATGACCGGATTGAAAGATGCGGTGGCAGAAATGAAGCGTTTGATGCTGGAAGCGCGTGGCTAATGGCAATATTAGGTTTAGGCACGGATATCGTGGAGATCGCTCGCATTGAATCGGTGATCGCCCGATCCGGTGAGCGCCTGGCACGCCGCGTATTAAGCGATAACGAATGGGCAATCTGGAAAACGCACCACCAGCCGGTGCGTTTTCTGGCGAAACGCTTTGCCGTAAAAGAAGCCGCAGCAAAAGCGTTTGGCACCGGGATCCGCAATGGTCTGGCGTTTAATCAGTTTGAAGTATTTAACGATGAGCTTGGTAAGCCACGGCTGCGACTGTGGGGCGAGGCATTAAAACTGGCGGAAAAGCTCGGCGTTGTAAATATGCATGTAACGCTGGCAGATGAACGCCACTATGCTTGCGCCACGGTAATTATTGAAAGTTAAAATAATACCGTTCTCTTTAAAAAGTAAAACCCCCGAACTGGTAAGGAACAGGGGGGTTACTTTACAACTTTAATTTTGTGCAGCACACGATTCCAACGGAAATGATTATGGATCAATTTCGTTATCCTGTACAAGCAACTTGCAATCTCTGACATAAAAAACGCGAGCCTTTACGAAGACATCGACATTGATGAAAAGATTAACGTGACCGCTTTTTGATAAGTACATTAGAATCGGCGTCGTTATTGGATATTTTGCTGTGTTCTACGCCATGCCACTGAATTCCCCCATTGAAACGAGTGGTGTCGTCAAAGCTCTGGTGTGGAGTGCGGCACTCGATTCCAATAACTCGCACGTTCAGTTTTGGGGAGATGTAAGGGCTAATCTGAACGGCTGCATTCCTTGTTTAAGGAAAAACGAATGACTGATTGCCGATACCTGATTAAACGGGTCATTAAAGTCGTCATTGCTGTTTTACAGCTGATCCTTCTGTTCTTGTAACACCAGGAAACGTACTTAAGGCGCGTCAGGTTAACCAGCCAGGCGCGCCTTTAATAATTATAAATAAATGTCTGGGCAGATATTATATAAATTCATTTGGTGAATAATTATGCTAATGTCATCAATTAAATAAATATAATGGCGTTAAGGCTTTCCTGTAAAATAATTAATACTCTACTTCCAGAGCAAAATATTAAATTTTATCCGCGTGGTGCATCAGCACAAATTTATCCCACAACTGTTCTTCTGTCTCGACATGCGCCGGATCTTTCACAATAGTATTAGGGATCGGGCACACCTTCTGGCAGGTGGGCGTCTCGTAGTGGCCTACGCATTCGGTACACTTATCGCTGTTAATCTCGTAGATATGTTCACCCATCGAAATCGCCTCATTCGGGCATTCGGGTTCACACATATCACAATTGATGCATTTTTTAGTGATTAACAGCGCCATAAGGAAACTCTCAAAACAACACAAACCGGGCGGGCATTATACGCGCATTCTTTACTCAAACCAGTTTTTTCACCAGCGCTTCACTATGACGAATACGTTCTGGTGCCAGCTCCAGATCTTGCTGAATCAGCGCAATGAACAGTAAATCCGTTAACATTCCCTGAGCGTGACAAGCAGAGATTGCAGCACTGTTTGTCGCTTGTTCTTCGGCAATGGTATACAGGCAGTGAGAAGCGCGTTGTTGCAGGGCATTGGGAGTAAAGCCGGTAATTGCCATCACTTTTCCGCCCACTCGCAGCATCTCATCTGCCGCCAGGTTTAACTCGCGTCGTACACCGGTGTAGGAAATGGCTAATAACAGATCGTCAGGGGACGACGCCTGGACTGTGGCGAGTAGCGCATGCATATCGCGCACTGCGGCGGCATTGAAGCCAATCTTCATCAGCTTCCAGGCAAAGTTTTGCGCCACCAGACCCGAAGCGCCAATACCGGTCAGAATTATCCGCCGCGCAGAGTGCAACATTGCCACGCCTTCATGTAGTTTCTCTTCACTATTAACGTTTAGCGTTGCGTACATGGCGGCAGTATTTTCTTTAATCAGTTTTTCGCCGACCAGCCGTAACGGATCATCACCACGGATTTGGTTATGAATGGGCACAGAAGGGGATTCCGGCTGGCTTGCCAGCGCTTCACTCAACGCCAACTTCAATGCCGGAAAACCTTTATAGCCGAGTTTTTGCGCGAACTTCACGACGCTGGACTGACTGACTCCGGCTTCGTTGGCCAGTTGCTGAGAGCTTAAATGGCGCGCCGTATCAGGTTGTAGCAGCAGATAATCCGCCAGTTTTTTATCACTCTGGGCAAGCCCCTGGTAACGCTGACGGATACGAAGTAAGCCGTTCATATCTTTCCTCGCGATGAAATTATGGCGACAACAGGCAATATGAAACACACGCGAGTGAATTTTATATTCCATTGCTGCTAATTGCCATGAATTAAAAATTCCAGATAGCCATGATGCAGTCGATTGTTGCCGGAAAAGTGATGATCTATCTGTTAGGCTATGTAGTAGCGAAGATTAATCAGGATGTTTCAGTCCAGAGGAGTATGGTTTGGCAACTCACGAGCGTCGTGTGGTGTTTTTTGACTTAGATGGAACATTGCATCAGCAGGATATGTTCGGCAGTTTTTTGCGTTATTTACTGCGTCGCCAACCGCTGAATGCATTACTTGTCCTGCCGTTGTTGCCGGTCATTGCCATCGCGTTATTGATAAAAGGTCGTGCAGCACGCTGGCCGATGAGTCTGCTTCTTTGGGGATGCACTTTTGGTCACAGTGAAGCGCGCTTACAAGCGTTGCAGGCCGATTTTGTGCACTGGTTTCGCGACAATGTTACCGCTTTTCCGCTGGTTCAGGAGCGTTTGACTACCTACCTGTTAAGTTCCGATGCGGATATTTGGTTGATCACAGGATCTCCGCAGCCGCTGGTTGAAGCGGTTTATTTCGATACGCCCTGGCTGCCGCGGGTTAATCTTATCGCCAGCCAAATTCAGCGTGGCTATGGTGGTTGGGTATTGACGATGCGTTGTCTGGGACATGAAAAGGTCGCGCAACTGGAGCGCAAAATCGGCACGCCGCTGCGGCTGTACAGTGGCTATAGCGACAGTAATCAGGACAACCCGCTGCTTTATTTCTGCCAGCATCGTTGGCGGGTAACCCCGCGCGGTGAACTCCAGCAACTGGAATAGAGTAAAGCATAGCGTACGTGTATAATGCGCCGCGCTTTTATAACCGGAGTTTTCTTTTTGTCTGAAGTCGAATTTAGCCACGAATACTGGATGCGTCACGCGCTGACGCTGGCGAAGCGTGCATGGGATGAGCGGGAAGTGCCGGTCGGCGCGGTATTAGTGCATAACAATCGTGTTATTGGCGAAGGCTGGAACCGTCCGATTGGTCGACATGATCCCACCGCACATGCAGAAATCATGGCTCTGCGGCAGGGCGGTCTTGTGATGCAAAATTATCGTCTGATCAACGCCACATTGTATGTCACGCTTGAGCCATGTGTGATGTGCGCCGGAGCGATGATCCACAGTCGTATTGGTCGCGTGGTCTTTGGTGCGCGTGATGCGAAAACGGGAGCTGCGGGATCTTTAATGGATGTGCTGCACCATCCGGGTATGAATCACCGAGTGGAAATTACGGAAGGAATACTGGCGGATGAGTGCGCGGCGTTGCTCAGTGACTTCTTTCGCATGCGCCGACAGGAAATTAAAGCGCAGAAAAAAGCGCAATCCTCGACGGATTAATTTTGTTTCTCTTCACTCCCTTTCCTCGAAAACAGCAGAGAGGGAGAGTGGGTCAAATAGTTTGATGACGACTGGGAAAGAAACGAGAGAAAAGGAAATTTCTCTTTGCCCAGCTCAGTTGGCGATACTGCCGGATAATCCTGCGCCAGTTGTATCGCCGCTTCTGTAGCCTGCTTCTCTTTCTCTTGCAGATAACCCACCAGGCTAATCTGATACTTACGAATATTTTCGACATAAGCGTAGGCTTCATGCCCACGTGCGTAGCCGTAAGTCAGCTTGCTGTAATAGGGTTTCTGGCTAAGTAAAGGCAGGCG
The nucleotide sequence above comes from Escherichia coli. Encoded proteins:
- the yfhb gene encoding phosphatidylglycerophosphatase C, with the translated sequence MATHERRVVFFDLDGTLHQQDMFGSFLRYLLRRQPLNALLVLPLLPVIAIALLIKGRAARWPMSLLLWGCTFGHSEARLQALQADFVHWFRDNVTAFPLVQERLTTYLLSSDADIWLITGSPQPLVEAVYFDTPWLPRVNLIASQIQRGYGGWVLTMRCLGHEKVAQLERKIGTPLRLYSGYSDSNQDNPLLYFCQHRWRVTPRGELQQLE
- the yfhH gene encoding MurR/RpiR family transcriptional regulator; amino-acid sequence: MNGLLRIRQRYQGLAQSDKKLADYLLLQPDTARHLSSQQLANEAGVSQSSVVKFAQKLGYKGFPALKLALSEALASQPESPSVPIHNQIRGDDPLRLVGEKLIKENTAAMYATLNVNSEEKLHEGVAMLHSARRIILTGIGASGLVAQNFAWKLMKIGFNAAAVRDMHALLATVQASSPDDLLLAISYTGVRRELNLAADEMLRVGGKVMAITGFTPNALQQRASHCLYTIAEEQATNSAAISACHAQGMLTDLLFIALIQQDLELAPERIRHSEALVKKLV
- the yfhL gene encoding 4Fe-4S dicluster ferredoxin YfhL translates to MALLITKKCINCDMCEPECPNEAISMGEHIYEINSDKCTECVGHYETPTCQKVCPIPNTIVKDPAHVETEEQLWDKFVLMHHADKI
- the tadA gene encoding tRNA adenosine(34) deaminase TadA, with the protein product MSEVEFSHEYWMRHALTLAKRAWDEREVPVGAVLVHNNRVIGEGWNRPIGRHDPTAHAEIMALRQGGLVMQNYRLINATLYVTLEPCVMCAGAMIHSRIGRVVFGARDAKTGAAGSLMDVLHHPGMNHRVEITEGILADECAALLSDFFRMRRQEIKAQKKAQSSTD
- the shoB gene encoding type I toxin-antitoxin system toxin ShoB; translated protein: MTDCRYLIKRVIKVVIAVLQLILLFL